The Poseidonibacter lekithochrous region GATTAAAATCAATGATATTGTTGTTTTTAAACATAAAGATAATAGTTTTATGATTAAAAAAATAAAAGAGACAAATGACAAGGGTTATTTTGTACAAGGAGAAAATCCAGATAGCATAGATAGCAGAAATTTTGGCGAGTTAAAAAGAGAAGAACTACTATATAAAATAATTTTTAAATTACACTGACTGTATAAGCACTTTCTATAAGATTAAGAAGATATAATTTTACGATAAATAAAGGGTCTAAAATAGACCTATTAAAATGGGTAAAATATGAAATTAAAAAAATGGATATTTATAGCAATACTTCTAGTAATATTCTACTACGCATTTATTGTTAATTTTTTTGTTACTCTTTCAATTATTGCTGGTTTATATGTGGCACTTAGAGTATATAAGTTTTATGCGAGAAAGAAGCTAAACAAACTATCAACTTCAAAAGAACTGTTTCAAAAGAGTGAACTAGGACTGTTTATTGCACTTGTTGCCAAGGTTGCTAAAGCAGATGGTAGAGTACAAGAACTAGAAGCTCAACTAATTGGTATGATGTTTGATGATATCTCAAAAGTTTTCGATGAAAAAGAAAAAACTAGAGCTATTATGAAAGAGATTTTCAATGAAGAGAAAGAAAAAGATGGGGATACAAAAGAGATAGCCCAAGAGTTAAATAAACTACTTGGAAAAGGTAAACACAAACGTAGACAATTTGTAGCCTTTTTAATTCAATTAGCCTTTGTTGATAATGGTATTGGAGAACAAGAAGAGAAAGTCTTAAGAGAGATTACTCAAGAATTAAATATAACAGCTGAAGAATATGATGCTATTGTAAATAAATTTGAAAATATGATGAAAAACAAACAAGAAACTATGAGCCCTCAAAAAGCTTATGAGATTCTAGGGGTAAAAGAGAGTGACGATATGAACACTGTTAAAAAAACATATAGAAAACTAATTCGACAATACCATCCAGATATTATAAGCTCACAAGATAAAGGTGAGAGTTATATGGAAGAAGCTACTGCAAAAACACAAGAGATAAACCAAGCTTATCAGGTTATCAAAGACTTAAAAAAATAAAATATTAAACAAGCTAGATTTATCTCTAGCTTATTTAAATACTACTATCTAGCTGGGGCTTTAACTACACCAAATCCCGGATAAGAAAGACTTCCAAGATATAATTTTCCTTTATGCTCTTCCACACTTGTTACCGGTGAGTAAGACTCTTTTGAAGAATCATGTAAATTATAAACAATCCTAGCATCTTCATCTACACCAATAGCAAAAGCATGTCGCTCAGGTGATGGTTGTAAAAATAGAGGTAATCTCATAATTACTTTTCTAAGGAATGTTTTTTCAGATAAATTATCTATAATCTCTTTTCTTTTTGATGGAAAAGCCACCCAAAAGATACCTTTTCCATTAGATGATATTCCATCAGGAATTCCCTCTAAATTATCCATAAATACTTCTGATTTACCTTTGTTCACACCGTCAATCCAAACTTTGATGATTCTGTATTCTGATGTTTCATTTATTAATACAAAAGATTGGTCAGCACTAATAGCTACACCATTTGCAAAATATAAATTATCTTTTAAAACTTTTGATTCTTTTGTATCTGGATTATATGAAATCAATCTTCCATAAGCTTTATGCTCAACTATATCAGATCTATAATCTTCTATATGCCACTTAGAAGATGCATCTGTAAAATATATAG contains the following coding sequences:
- a CDS encoding S26 family signal peptidase is translated as MFKLFKIQGFSLFPLLKEGEVVLSMKISSFTKIKINDIVVFKHKDNSFMIKKIKETNDKGYFVQGENPDSIDSRNFGELKREELLYKIIFKLH
- a CDS encoding TerB family tellurite resistance protein, producing MKLKKWIFIAILLVIFYYAFIVNFFVTLSIIAGLYVALRVYKFYARKKLNKLSTSKELFQKSELGLFIALVAKVAKADGRVQELEAQLIGMMFDDISKVFDEKEKTRAIMKEIFNEEKEKDGDTKEIAQELNKLLGKGKHKRRQFVAFLIQLAFVDNGIGEQEEKVLREITQELNITAEEYDAIVNKFENMMKNKQETMSPQKAYEILGVKESDDMNTVKKTYRKLIRQYHPDIISSQDKGESYMEEATAKTQEINQAYQVIKDLKK
- a CDS encoding SMP-30/gluconolactonase/LRE family protein, which encodes MKTIGKTLLLAILLVIAYLLFWPVDISPVSWKSQKATSTYSATTDNYLEATQIFGKNDGIGPEDIDVDSYGNIYAPYEDGRIMRYNSNGQNPKLFADTKGRPLGLEFDKDDNLIVCDAKKGLLKISQDGNIEVLLTSVDGLALGFTNDVDIAKDGTIYFTDASSKWHIEDYRSDIVEHKAYGRLISYNPDTKESKVLKDNLYFANGVAISADQSFVLINETSEYRIIKVWIDGVNKGKSEVFMDNLEGIPDGISSNGKGIFWVAFPSKRKEIIDNLSEKTFLRKVIMRLPLFLQPSPERHAFAIGVDEDARIVYNLHDSSKESYSPVTSVEEHKGKLYLGSLSYPGFGVVKAPAR